Genomic segment of Coffea arabica cultivar ET-39 chromosome 1e, Coffea Arabica ET-39 HiFi, whole genome shotgun sequence:
TTTTGGACCGTGAAGCATTTCCTAATGCCTTTCTCAAAGGTCTTGCCAAGCAATTGTGAAACAAGTAGTAATAAATAGCATTTGGACTTTGACACGCTGTAAGCATTAGATTGTCATTAAATTAAGGTATAGACGCCTTAAGAAGTCCTATCATGTTTCGTTTCTCATTCAATGGCGTGTCCAAGCTACCCTAAATTGTTTGACTGCGAACTATTGTGACTAGGGtggagtcgagtcgagtcgaactcgagtagtaacatactcgagctcgagctcgaaggTTATGAGTACTGCTCAAGCTCGAACAAGCCTCAAACTTCagactcgaactcgactcgatgtAATTAAAGataactcgagctcgaactcgtaTAAGATCCGAGCTCGAGTACTCGAACTCGTATAAGATCCGAGCTCGAGTACTCGAACTAAGCTCGTAAAATGAGCTcgaaaacatttgttttctagaccaaaattcagcaaaaattgaaaaacaagtGATTCCTATAGCAAAACCTTTGCAAACAGGCTCAAGAGAAAAAAAGTGATTCctctagcaaaaaaaaaaaaaaacttgctctTATCAAATTTATGAGAAATTGCATAGAAAGACAGAAATAACAAATCAATCTTTAACCCAAAATTCTCTCTTTGAAGACTCTTCACTAAACAGCCAGTGGGTGGCAGAGATTCAagagaatgagaagaaaaaataaaaggtcGGAGAAGACGAGGAGGCTTTCATATCAAATGCACGGGTTGTGGTGACCAAATCTAAATACATTAACCAACAATTCAGCAAAAAgcttaaaatacaaaatttcctcacgtttttcttaccAGTATGCTTAAATGCTTAATACATAATACAACCAAGTTCTTACTCGCATGCTTAATACATAAATTCGAAAAGGAGATAAGGAGATTCTGAACTTACAGGCGGATTCAAAAGCTACCGGCGATGGGCAAGCAAATCAATAGCTGCTCTGAGAAGCTTCAACGAGCTAGCAACAAAGACACGACTTGGGAGTTGGAAGAGGAAGAAAGGCTCGATGGGAAATGGGAAGTGGGAACTGGCTGAAAGGCTAGAAAGGCTCGATGGGAAGTTTGGGCGGGAAGTGGGAACTTGTTGACTATTCTTTTTAGTATAATTATCACTTCACCCATAATTATTCCTCAGaatttatttacttatattagtaattttatatatatttgttttaaaaaaattttatgcgATATTCGATAGAGCTCGTCAAACTTTCGAGTATCAAATTTATggactcgaactcgactcgatagcTCTATCGAgcagctcgagttcgagttcgagttcgaattcgagctcgagctcgagcttctgATCGAGTACatatcgagttcgagtcgagctccTCGACTCAGCTCCACCACTAATTGTGACAAATGTCAAACCTCATATCCAATGTAATAATTGAAAATTAAGCATTAGtgatccttttcttttcttttttttagcaACTCGATATgcaaaatgtattttttttaaataaagagaaaaaacaagagatcaagcatatatattttttttaaagagacAATTGCACCAATCGTCCTCCATATATTGCTaatgtgaaaattttattcCTCAAAATCAATATGagtgattttagtttttaacaATACACTGATCGACCTCAGAATCAagcatatatttatttaatttcaaaTATCATTTATCAAGTGCtgcaatataaaaaaaatgttaaaacaaaataaaaaattggatcTCAATACTGcctaaattattttttgttgatttgaaaattttcccaaGGGCTTTTAAGGGcaagaaatacaataaatttTGAACACTTTTAACTTGATCTTCAATATTTTTATGTGTGATATTTCGATGCAACCTCAATGGTTTATAGGAATTTTATTCTGGGGGAATTTTATTTTAGTCCCATTATCTTCTTGGTTTATGAAGTTGTAATGCCTCTCTAGTTGAGGTTATTCTGGGGGTTGGAAGCGCAAGGGATTTTTtacaggggtggcaattcgggtccaaatcaggttggcgggtcgggtcaGTTGGAAAACCTGTTGAACCGAACCCGACCCgtcaacccgtgacgggtcaggtatgctgacccgaacccgaaaatttcaggttggcgggttgacgggtcgacccgaaatgacccgaaatttaattttaatttattaatttatcactgtaatttctaataaaatcaatttctcacaaaactaattacataatcaagtaataaaaatttaaataaataattccaaaccgaatctaaaataaattaaacaccataaaagtgttttatcccaaacaaaatataaaataaattaaaacagtataaaagtaaaaaataatataatatattatttgtccaaatataataatttcaacttcacacaaattaaataaattcatttaggattaagtaattaatgcctttaaaaaaaaagaataacttagtttagttagataaaattatttttatgtttattaaattatttttaattcgtaaacgggtcatatcaggtcaccacgggttgacccgaaatcgacctgttttcttttcgggttcaacccgattctgacccgaattcccgaaacttcaacccaaacccattattTTCGTGTTAaattcgtgtcgtgttttcaagtcgtgtcgaaaattgccacccctaattttttacctttttttttttgaaaaagaaatttttcacTGTAATGACAAGTTTGAAGGGCGCCATTGGCCATTTGGTTCAGTGGTCATCCCCTTCTTTGGGgatgctggaggtcaggggttcaacCCCTGCCTCCCACAACTTGCCACTCTACGTGGTTGGTTTTTGCCCTCGCGGGGTAACTCGAGCGATCCGCTTTCCCTCCTTAGAGTATGGCGACCTTCCTGGCTTGTTCAGGGTTCGAGTCCCGCTGTTAACGTGTTCGATGTGGAGTGGGGCCTCCTCTCCCGGgtcgcaggggattagtcgggccccgtaagaattgacccggacacccctgtgtcgataaaaaaaaaaaaagaagacaagttTGAAGGACAAAGTAAGTCTAAGAGTTAAATTTGATTTAACGGAAGTACGAGAGGATAGGGCGAGGCTGGCTGGTGATAgcagtgtgtttggattgtcttctattttattttatttacaccTTATTTATTGTGTGTTTGGACTAGGaagatttgaaataaaaaaatatacttcacaaattttaatcaactttttatctcacatatatcacatcacaaaaagtgctacagtaattatttcaaataaatcatccaaataaaatcctatccaaacaaacttacTGATTTATTTGCATaatcaacacatttttcaatcatttttttatctcacatgcatAACAtcaaaaaaatactataatactttttcacaaaattatcttcaataatttacaatccaaacacgcTTGCGTCCCAACCCAGTCCCCGATCCATATTAAAAATCCATGGAGGTGGGTCCCATTCCCCTGCAAAATGTAGACACGCGTAACTATAGTATCAAATCCTTCCCATCAGGCCAAAAAATATCCCAATTCCCACCCTCCCTGAGGTCTGAGCTGAGTCCCTGTTCAAAATTTCCCCCACCTCCTCCCCCGCCACCGACAACCACCGCTCTTCCCAGCATCATAAAGAGATTCAAaaccaagtaaaaaaaaaaagaaacggaaAAAGATGGACAAGTTGGATAAACTGAAAATGGCTTCATCCTCGTTCGGCGAGAGATTAAAAACTGGCGGAGCCCAAATGAGCCGAATCGTAAGCTCAAAGATGAAGGAAATTCTCCAAGCCCCAACTCCCGAATCTAAGATGGTAGACGAGGCTACCTTGGAGACAATGGAAGAACCCAACTGGGGTCTCAATCTTCGCATTTGCGCCTTGATTAACAGCGAGGAGTTTAACGGGACGGAGGTCGTTAAGGCAATCAAGAAGAAGTTGTTGGGAAAGAGTCCCGTCAGCCAGCGTTTGAGCCTCGATTTGTTGGAGACCTGTACTTCAAATTGCGACAAGGTGTTCTCCGAGGTTGCCTCCGAGAAGGTGCTGGATGATATGATGAAACTGATTGATGATCCCAAAACGGACCACGAGAACCGCGTCAAGGCGATGCAGCTGATTAGAGCTTGGGGCGAGTCTGAGGATCTCATGTACTTACCCGTCTTTCATCAAACTTACTTGGTCAGTGAGAAAATGATTTTGCATGTTACTACTATGTttttttgcatcttcttttggGGGTTTTCTACCCTCGGGGATGTGAAAGTTCCTACCTGATGCTGTAAAAGATTACTGCTTTAACCCAGAGATGACTCCaagaaattgattattttggttttTATTGATCTTTGCTTTGCTTATTTTGTAGAACATCGGTGATAAAATGTGCTCAGCGAGCTAATAAGCCTAATATGACGATAAATATTGTCATTAGACAATTGAGTCGTAATGGTTAGTTATCCCAGCTGGAGGCTTTAAAACAAACTCCACTTTTTTACTTTTGGTTATGGGGCTGttggattagggttattcaCGTTTCTCAATGAAATGTCTCTTATGGGAGGTGAATTGGGAAGTTTGTTGATGGGAAAGATTGGCATTGGCACCCAGTAAAATCTAACATAATTGCTTGTGACCACTAGAGCTCTAGGAGCTCATGCATTATGATTGCTCGGTATTGCAATAGAATCCTTTTGATGTCACAGCATTGCTGGTTTTCATCGATTTAGCATGAGAAGTTCCATTTTTGTATGACACGGGTGAATGGATTGAAATTTGTCATCAACAAATTGGATGATCCTTTAATTGTTTTGAAGTATAAAGTCTTATTCAGTTTTGAGGTTTaacaatttctcattcaattttcatatttaaacacTTTACAGCATCTAAAGCATTTTATGCTTTCAATAATCGTCTTTTGGCTTCAAAAGCAAGAGTATCATTGTGATCTATTTGCAAGAACACAAGGCACTATTAGACCATGCATCTACCcgtgattttgaaaaaataataataaaggagGTAGCATGGAACCTAACGCCCCCTCCTTACCaccaacacccccccccccccccccccccaaaaaaaaaagaggtagcATGGAGTAAGGCAATGCAAGGACCAATGTCTTGGTTTTCTCTATTTATTCTCCTCATAGAGTTCTGCACTTCAGTTAACCctttcatttgttattaattaattaattaatttggtAGAGATTTGGCTTTTTATACATTGGCTGCTGATTCTTTGGGAGATTTTTGTATATCTAATTTTTATTCCCTTTCTTTATTTGCTTAAAGGGTGATATTAGGACTTATCTATTCAAGATGTTTCTCGGAATGAATTTTGGCACAAGTAGATGTGTGGCATTTTGTGCCTATGCTGCTTGAGAAGCACTGATGGTTGCAGTTGCCTGTCTCTGGTGTTTTTGCCTGAAAGAAATTGAATGTGGTGGACCTTGTTAGATATAGGCCTTGACTGTTTGATTTTGTTGAGAGACagtgaaaaggaaagaaaatgggAGTCAGAATGACTAGCATATTCTGATTATACTTGATTTAGAAGTAAACGAGGCCCTTAATTCCTTTTCAGAACCTCCATACCTTTTAGCTTAGATACCCTATGGTATTTAAATACACATTTGCAAGTATATGAAGTTGAATTCTGTTTTATTCTTGTTAGCAAGGAAAGCTTGAGATGTAGTTGATATCTGGCTTTTCCTGGAGGTAGTCTCGGTAAAGCTGATTTGATAAATAGGAATTGCATTTGAACTTTGTGACCAAAGAAAGTGAACCCTTTGGAACTTTTATGTTCTACTTGGCTTTTAGTGGATGAGTTCTGCCATGGATCTTCGATAGGGACATAAGCTGGATTTGTTTCTGGGACTTGTTCTCATTTGTTTACATTTATTAGCATTTGGATGTCTAAGATGAAAGCATTCTTGATCTATTATCCTTTgctttttcatttgttttagcTCTTAAAActttacaagttttttttttattttttcttggaaGGATCCTAGAATTATTTTAGAATGGGTTTGTCTTATCAAAGTCTGGAAGggatatttttttgaatttttcaaattGCTTGTTCAGTAACCACAATTGTCTATGTACTTGAGAAATTATGCAGCAAAAAatgctaacttttttttttgggggggcaaACTTTAACTTTCCATTGATCAAGCATAAAAGAGTATTCACAGAAATGTACATACACAAAAATTCCAAACTAGAACAGGCACTTGCGTTTTAATACTTCAATCATTACCTTTTTTTAGAGATACAGTATATGATGAGACTGGACATGTCATTTAGCGTGATTGGTGGCAGTGTGACTtgatttttccttccttttgctATTAAAAGGGTATTAACTGTTAAAGGAGTTCATTAGCTGCATTCTTTTTGGATAAATGGATCCTTAATCCTATTCTCCAATATTTACAGAGCTTGAAGACAAGAACTCTCCCTTCTGGATTGCCTGATGGTAACATGCCTCGCATGCAGTACCCACTGGAGACATATATGGATCAAGACCCGCTGTCACCCCCTGAAAGTTACCCTATGCCGGACGCGGGCTTGCACCATTCAGAGAATGCTACATATAATGGTTATGCTGGCAAATCAgttgaagaaaagagagagtcTCTGGCGGTGACTCGTAATACCCTCGACCTTTTCTCCAGCATATTGAACTCTGAGGACGATCAAAAACCAGCTAAGGTCGTGCCACTTTCATACTTGCATCTGGCATTTTCATCTGACATGCGCCTTGTGTTATAAATTGATCCTTGTGAAAACCTTCTTTTGCATGAAAGCAAGCACATACATGTTAGCATTGTTTTAGAACATGTTGCTGTcataaaattgacaaaattttattttcacagtaggaatataataaaaattgatGAAGATATGATGTGGTTTGCAGAATGAACTGACAGACAGCATGTTGGAAAATTGCAAGCAATCTCTGCCCGTCATTCAGGGAATCGTAGAAagcaccgtcgatgatgagggTTTGCTATTTGAGGCTCTAAGTATCCACGACGAGCTTCAACAAATTATTTCTAGATATCAGCAAATGGAAGATCCCCTCGTGCCTGGTGGAACTGAGCCAAAACATGGTGGTGCTGGAGGACGCGAGCCAGATGCGTCTGGTATTAAAGAAGGCAGTTCCTTAGTGCAGGTTCAAAATCAAAGTGAAACTGAAAGAACGGAAGTTTCAAAAGTCGAGTCCGGGAGTGACAATCTGAGGAGCGTTCTTCTCGAGAGCGGTGGTGTCGAAGGTGGAGCAAAAGAGAGACTGGACGCACATTGAAGTATTTTGTTTGTGGATGCTGTTGTTTTTCGTTCAGTAGAGTAGCCCAAAAGTATGTTATAATAATCATTTGGCAGTATGTTCAGGTGAGCGGTTGATCAAGCTATGATTAGTGAAACTTTGGCCTTAATGTGATAATTTTATTTGACCTCCTTCCTTTCTCTGATCTTCATTTCACTCGTTGGAGCGTGTTAAAGGCAGTCGTGATTTGAATTTGATGCTATAGCAAAGATGCTACTATATGGGATTGGCTTTCTTTTGCttgtaattgattgtttttttCTCGTCATGGATCCTATTGGACTTCGTCGTTTATGGTCTGCTTGTTTCTTCAAGGCGCCTTCATTCGCATAGCCCGGCACGGAACCGGTAGTTTAGCCTCCGGCTACGCTGGAGCTTGATCAAAAGCGCGCTCTCAAGCCATAAAACCATCAGgccaaacccaaaaaaaaaaaaaaaaaaaaaaacttatttacGAGTAGTAAATACTagcaatttgaaaataaaatttggcCATTGAATAAAGAGCAAATTATCCGGTTGGCCATTAAACTTTTGCCATCGTTCAGTTTTggtcactcaactattaaaagtcTGGTTTTGACCATTGAAATATATAAAGTTAAGATGCGAGGCCATTCTGTTATATTTGGCCGTTAAGTTTACCAATATGTCAGTTTGCacgattttcaagataaaagTTAGAGTCAATTTAGGAAGTTCAACATCTTCTCTCAAAAATTgttcctcttcctcctcccccTCCTCAAATCTTCGTCAGACCCTTTTCATCCACCGCAGGCATCAAGACCAAACCCAGAACCTCCCCTCAAGCAACCCAATCTCCCTGCTGCCCGTCCCAAATTCTCCATTCGCTAAACTTCCTTCCTCCAGTCCCTCCACCAGCGGCACCTCCGCTTCAAGCCGTACATCCCTCTCCAGCCTCCATCTCTCCCTCCTGGAACACGCCTATATTTATGATTTCTCCGAAATCTGTTCTGTCGCCAACAATTTTCTCGCCAAACGCTACTCcacttcctcctcctcctcccagTCCTGGTGCTGCGAGCTCAACGGAAAGGACGTCATTATTTTCCAACGGAAAATCCATCAAACAATCCACGAATCTGACTCAGATCCAAATTATTGTTTATTTGTAAAAGCCACATAAATGCTTAATCAAGCTCCTCGGAGCTTCCATTTCAAATAATCACATTTACTTAGTTTACAAATTTATCAGCGGCTCCAATCTTTCTACTTGTCTCCGAAATCCAAGAAACCCTGATTTCACCTTTCTTTCAACCTGGATGTCGCGACTGCAAATCGCCATGGATTTAGCTTACGGCTTGAATTATATCCACACTGCAGCCAGATTTAGCATAAGTTTGGTCCACCAGTACGTGAAGAGCAGTCGAATTATTATCACTGAGCCTTCCTTGAATGCCCGAATTTGCCATTTCGGAGCCGCCGAGCTATGCTCCGAGACGAAGAGATATGATGGAGGTGAGATAACGAAAGAGGAATTGCCGGAGCTGTGGAGGTCGGGGAATGGGGGTAGGTAATTTGAAGGAGTGAGAGGATACTGTTGCCGGAGTTTAAGTCCACCGGCTTGGCGACGCAGAAGTTTGACATATACGCTTTTGGAGTGTGATTTTGGAGCTTTTGTCCGGGAAGGAGCCGCTGAAGTATAAATATGAATGATAAAGTGAGTGGAGATTATAGGAAGATTTCAATTATTGATTCAGCAACGAAGTCGGTGGAAACTGACGGAGAGAGTAATGAAACGGTGAAGGGAAGATTTGAGGATGAAAAGGGTCTGACGAAGAtttgatgaggaggaggaggaagagggacAATTTTTGAGAGAAGATTTTGAACTTCCTAAATTGACCCTAActtttatcttgaaaatcgtGCAAATAGACATATTGGTAAACTTAACGGCCAAATATAACAGAATGACCTCACGTCTTAACTTTATATATTTCAATGGTCAAAACCAgacttttaatagttgagtgaccAAAACTGAACGATGGCAAAAGTTTAATGGCCAACCAGATAATTTGCTCTTGAATAAATGTATTTACTTCCCTCGGAGGTTGGTCCAAACAATGATTAATACttggaaaaaattaaatatgggATTAATactttaataaatggatctatTTGAAAgaaattactttaaaaaaaatcaaatctgaGATTCTCAAGATACGTTTTTTTCGATTacttttattttacataaaatcataaattataagtgttaacaataaataaaacaatCTTCAATCGAAGACAAACTCTTAGATAACATGCTTGTGATAAGTATCATAATTAGATCTTTTGGGAAtcatgtttaaaaaatattttttaaaactattcTCTGGATATTCACCTTCAATTGGAtatgtttggattgaaatgttttgaaataaaataatttatttcataaattttaattatttttttattttatatatatcaagttataaaaaagtactacagtaattattttaaataaatcatcTAAATAAACATTTATCGAAACAATTGATCGTTCCCTCATTTAGTGTAGTGTGTGTTGTACATTTGTAcacagaaaagaaagagggaaaaaagaaaaagaaaaaaaaatgcaggtaTAACGTGTCAGGAAAAATCGTCCTTTCCCTACGCTTTTCAATCGTGCGTGACACTCTTCTACGAAGTACAAGTATAGCAATTTACTTCATAGACGAAATATTGACCCCCAAAATGCTCCCCTAAGATTCATATCCCGCCAAAATTCCTTCCTCTTCTCCTCACTGCTCACACAGTCCAAACCCTAGAAATTGAAATTGCCATTCCACATTACAGATTTCAATTCTGTTCACGTAAATCCGGGGAAAAAAAGTAACACCTTCACTTATTAAAAATTCTCCCATCTTCCAGACTATTTTTGATTTCCAAGCCCATCCCGCCATGCCACCGGAGAAAATCCCTCCGGGCAAGATCCTCCGGCTGGAGCTCGAAAACTTTAAGTCCTACAAAGGCTTCCAAATTATTGGACCGTTCTACGACTTCACAGCCATAATTGGCCCCAACGGTGCCGGCAAGTCCAACCTCATGGATGCTATTAGCTTCGTCCTGGGCGTCCGTACTGGTCAGCTCCGCGGCGCGCAGTTGAAGGACCTCATATACGCTGTTGATGACGGCGAAAAAGATCAGAGAGGTCGTAAAGCTTTTGTGCGGTTGGTTTATCGGTTGGATACCGGTTCTGAATTTCAGTTTACGCGTACAATTACTAGTGCTGGTGGTAGTGAATACCGGGTTAATGGTGAAATTGTCAACTGGAATGATTATGATAAAAAGCTAAGGGACTTTGGTATTCTTGTTAAAGCACGGAATTTTCTCGTTTTCCAGGTTGACTCCACTGCCCTTTCTTTATAGTGCTGTACTATGCTTCTGTTAATGGTATGAATTATGGGATAAACGGGAAATTTAAGTGATATTTCAGTG
This window contains:
- the LOC113716409 gene encoding TOM1-like protein 2, coding for MDKLDKLKMASSSFGERLKTGGAQMSRIVSSKMKEILQAPTPESKMVDEATLETMEEPNWGLNLRICALINSEEFNGTEVVKAIKKKLLGKSPVSQRLSLDLLETCTSNCDKVFSEVASEKVLDDMMKLIDDPKTDHENRVKAMQLIRAWGESEDLMYLPVFHQTYLSLKTRTLPSGLPDGNMPRMQYPLETYMDQDPLSPPESYPMPDAGLHHSENATYNGYAGKSVEEKRESLAVTRNTLDLFSSILNSEDDQKPAKNELTDSMLENCKQSLPVIQGIVESTVDDEGLLFEALSIHDELQQIISRYQQMEDPLVPGGTEPKHGGAGGREPDASGIKEGSSLVQVQNQSETERTEVSKVESGSDNLRSVLLESGGVEGGAKERLDAH